A genomic window from Candidatus Rokuibacteriota bacterium includes:
- a CDS encoding flagellar hook-length control protein FliK — MAERQDRAQEAPVQRIAAPVIGFPQAGSQRVIPTQATRLPTEEPAPRLPTELGLDSVDERAVLSGGTREIQVTVEAPLRAGLPDEAHPLQTPVPTAADAPALPVDQIVRAARILRQDGRTEMRVHLEPPTLGWVRVRVTASRDALALNIDAERPETQTLLSQALPELQAALASRGLEVASLTVRVDLDVARPRSDPDRSAERPRRAEPRDRLGPRSRMTSAGPAPRVDLTI; from the coding sequence GTGGCAGAACGGCAGGACAGAGCCCAGGAGGCGCCGGTCCAGCGGATCGCAGCGCCCGTCATCGGTTTCCCCCAAGCGGGATCGCAACGGGTCATCCCGACCCAGGCGACTCGGCTCCCGACCGAGGAGCCTGCGCCTCGCCTCCCAACGGAGCTGGGTCTGGACTCCGTCGATGAGCGTGCCGTCCTGAGCGGCGGTACGCGCGAGATCCAGGTCACCGTCGAGGCCCCGCTCCGCGCCGGACTCCCCGACGAGGCCCACCCGCTTCAGACTCCGGTGCCGACCGCTGCCGACGCGCCCGCGCTTCCCGTGGATCAGATTGTCCGGGCCGCACGGATCCTCCGGCAGGACGGGCGCACCGAGATGCGCGTCCACCTGGAGCCGCCCACGCTCGGCTGGGTGCGCGTGCGCGTGACGGCGAGCCGCGATGCGCTCGCCCTGAACATTGATGCCGAGCGGCCCGAGACCCAGACCCTCCTCAGCCAGGCGCTCCCGGAGCTTCAAGCGGCCCTGGCGAGTCGCGGGCTCGAGGTCGCCTCGCTGACTGTCCGCGTCGATCTCGATGTCGCCAGACCCCGGAGCGATCCGGATCGCTCTGCGGAGCGCCCCAGGCGCGCGGAGCCCCGCGATCGCCTCGGGCCGCGCTCCCGCATGACCAGCGCGGGCCCCGCGCCCCGCGTGGATCTCACCATCTAG